The sequence below is a genomic window from Variovorax paradoxus B4.
TGAAGCCGTCGCCGAGCCGCTGCCGCCGCCCCGGCGGCGCTCGCTGCTCAAGCGTATCCTGGCCGACTGGTCGGTGCGCGCGGGCGGCGGCGTGCTGCTGCTGCTGGTGCTCATGTCGCTGGCAGCGCCATGGCTCGGCACCATCGACCCGACCGCCATCGACCCCGGCAGCGGCAACCTCATGCCGGGCACGCGCGGCGAGTTCAACAGCCTGGCGGGCGACACCTTCGAGCACCTGTTCGTCATGGGCACCGACAGCCTGGGGCGCGACATCTGGAGCCGCACGCTCTACGGTGCGCGTGTGTCGCTGACCGTGGGCGTGGCGGTGGCCGCGTTGGCGGTGGTGTTCGGCATGCTCGTCGGCCTCTTGGGCGGCTATTTCCGCCGGCTCGACAGCGCCATCATGCGGCTGATGGACGGCGTGATGGCCATCCCCGGCATCCTGTTCGCGATCAGCCTGGTGGCGCTGTTCGGCGGCAAGCTGCTCACGGTGGTGGTGGCCATTGCGGTGCCCGAGATCCCGCGCGTGGCGCGCCTCGTGCGCTCGGTGGTGCTCACAGTGCGCGAGGAGCCCTATGTGGAAGCCGCCATTGCGCTCGACACGCCGACATGGAAGATCCTCGTGCGCCACATCCTGCCGAATGCGATTGCGCCCTTGATCATCCAGGCGACCTATGTGTGCGCCTCGGCCATCCTGGTGGAGGCCATCCTGTCGTTCCTCGGCGTGGGGCTGCCGGCCGACATGGCGACCTGGGGCAACATCATGGCCGAGGGCAGGGCGCAGTTCAACCAGTTCCCGCACAACGTGCTGTTCCCCGGCATCTTCCTGGCGCTGACGGTGCTCGCGGTGAACATCCTCGGCGACGGGCTGCGCGACACGCTCGACCCCAAGTTCAACAAGCGCGGGGGCTGAACATGACGCAAGCACCTGTTCTTTCCGTCTGCGACCTGGCCATTGCGCTGCCGCGCGGCGGCGACCGGCCGCATGCGGTCGACAAGATCTCCTTCGACGTGCCGCCCGGCAAGATCGTCTGCCTGCTCGGCGAGTCGGGTTCGGGCAAGTCGGTCATCG
It includes:
- a CDS encoding ABC transporter permease — its product is MTDSLATPMKPAEAVAEPLPPPRRRSLLKRILADWSVRAGGGVLLLLVLMSLAAPWLGTIDPTAIDPGSGNLMPGTRGEFNSLAGDTFEHLFVMGTDSLGRDIWSRTLYGARVSLTVGVAVAALAVVFGMLVGLLGGYFRRLDSAIMRLMDGVMAIPGILFAISLVALFGGKLLTVVVAIAVPEIPRVARLVRSVVLTVREEPYVEAAIALDTPTWKILVRHILPNAIAPLIIQATYVCASAILVEAILSFLGVGLPADMATWGNIMAEGRAQFNQFPHNVLFPGIFLALTVLAVNILGDGLRDTLDPKFNKRGG